In Mus caroli chromosome 9, CAROLI_EIJ_v1.1, whole genome shotgun sequence, a single window of DNA contains:
- the LOC110302424 gene encoding proline-rich protein 23A3-like — translation MLRTRPRSPCVDPAPCWSPQTPAPSPAKRRRLHQEPACPEPLAQPELEAPASSALTSVVFLAAGSALQLPLDGIDLLLEPEPTSVLQVSLQGHTILLVPEGLQDSTHFGQPVLQDQVPEPSTGAERYSPRSIWELDSYLLGPFPGSPLQPLPPSPSQSPQEQLPPRPPCSPRAPCKARKRLVYE, via the exons ATGCTGCGCACCAGGCCCCGTAGCCCCTGCGTCGACCCCGCGCCCTGCTGGTCACCTCAGACACCAGCACCCAGCCCTGCCAAGCGCCGCCGCCTCCACCAGGAGCCCGCATGCCCAGAGCCCCTTGCTCAGCCCGAGCTGGAAGCGCCTGCCAGCAGCGCGCTCACCTCCGTGGTGTTCCTGGCCGCCGGTTCTGCCCTGCAGCTGCCCCTGGATGGCATCGACCTGCTATTGGAGCCAGAGCCCACCTCGGTCCTGCAAGTGTCGCTCCAAGGACACACCATCCTCCTGGTCCCCGAGGGACTCCAAGACTCCACCCATTTTGGACAGCCTG TGTTGCAGGACCAAGTCCCAGAGCCTTCCACTGGAGCAGAGCGATATTCTCCTAGGTCCATCTGGGAACTGGACAGCTACCTGCTGGGACCCTTCCCTGGCTCACCactgcagcctctgcctccatctccttcccAGAGTCCCCAAGAGCAGCTTCCGCCACGCCCTCCATGCTCTCCCCGGGCACCTTGCAAAGCCCGGAAGCGACTGGTCTATGAATGA
- the LOC110302570 gene encoding proline-rich protein 23A3, translating into MLRTRPRSPSADPAPRWSPQTPAPSPAKRRRLHQEPACPEPLAQPELEAPAEPTTSVVFLAAGSALQVPLDGVDLLLEPEPTSVLQVSLQGHTILLVPEGLQDSTHFGQPGFVAXSPXGAAAQDGPQDHLVGLQEETFCEYFYQEDVCDEDADLDFLEPWARAPDDQANGSFSSIPGVASPLLQDQVPEPSTGAERYSPRSIWELDSNVLGPFPGSTLQPLPPSPSRNPQDQLPPCPPCSPGAPCRARKRLVYE; encoded by the coding sequence ATGCTGCGCACAAGGCCCCGCAGCCCCAGCGCCGACCCCGCGCCCCGCTGGTCACCGCAGACACCAGCACCCAGCCCTGCCAAGCGCCGCCGCCTCCACCAGGAGCCCGCGTGCCCAGAACCCCTGGCTCAGCCGGAGTTGGAAGCGCCCGCCGAGCCCACCACCTCCGTGGTGTTCCTGGCCGCCGGATCTGCCCTGCAGGTGCCCCTGGACGGCGTCGACCTGCTGCTGGAGCCTGAGCCCACCTCGGTCCTGCAAGTGTCGCTCCAAGGACACACCATCCTCCTGGTCCCCGAGGGACTCCAAGACTCCACCCATTTTGGACAGCCTGGATTCGTGGCCANCAGCCCGCNGGGAGCCGCTGCCCAGGACGGGCCCCAGGATCATCTAGTCGGTCTCCAGGAGGAAACCTTCTGTGAGTACTTCTACCAAGAGGATGTCTGTGATGAGGATGCAGACTTGGACTTCCTGGAACCCTGGGCTAGGGCTCCAGATGATCAGGCCAATGGGAGCTTTTCCTCCATCCCAGGGGTGGCCAGTCCTTTGTTGCAGGACCAAGTCCCAGAGCCTTCCACTGGAGCAGAGCGATATTCTCCTAGGTCCATCTGGGAACTGGACAGTAACGTGCTGGGACCCTTCCCTGGTTCAACAttgcagcctctgcctccatctccttcccGGAATCCCCAAGATCAGCTTCCGCCATGCCCTCCATGCTCTCCCGGGGCTCCTTGCAGGGCCCGGAAGCGACTGGTCTATGAATGA
- the LOC110302621 gene encoding proline-rich protein 23A3-like, whose translation MLRPRPRSPSADPAPCWSPQTPAPSPAKRRRLHQEPACPEPLAQPELEAPAESASSALTSVVFLAAGSALQLPLDGIDLLLEPEPTSVLQVSLQEHTILLIPEGLMTQPQPGQPGFVAISPQGAAAQDGPQDHLVGLQEETFCEYFYQEDVCDEDADLEFLEPWARAPDDQANGSFSSIPGVPSPLLQDQVPEPSTGAERYSPRSIWELDSYLLGPFPGSPLQPLPPSPSQSPQEQLPPRPPCSPRAPCKARKRLVYE comes from the coding sequence ATGCTGCGCCCGAGGCCCCGCAGCCCCAGCGCCGACCCCGCGCCCTGCTGGTCACCTCAGACACCAGCACCCAGCCCTGCCAAGCGCCGCCGCCTCCACCAGGAGCCCGCGTGCCCAGAGCCCCTGGCTCAGCCCGAGCTGGAAGCGCCCGCCGAGTCTGCTAGCAGCGCCCTTACCTCCGTTGTGTTCCTGGCCGCCGGCTCTGCCCTGCAGCTGCCCCTGGATGGCATCGACCTGCTATTGGAGCCAGAGCCCACCTCGGTCCTGCAAGTGTCGCTCCAAGAACACACCATCCTCCTGATCCCCGAAGGACTCATGACACAACCCCAACCAGGACAACCTGGATTCGTGGCCATCAGCCCGCAGGGAGCCGCTGCCCAGGACGGGCCCCAGGATCATCTAGTCGGTCTCCAGGAGGAAACCTTCTGTGAGTACTTCTACCAAGAGGATGTCTGTGATGAGGATGCAGACTTGGAATTCCTGGAACCCTGGGCTAGGGCTCCAGATGATCAGGCCAATGGGAGCTTTTCCTCCATCCCAGGGGTGCCCAGTCCTTTGTTGCAGGACCAAGTCCCAGAGCCTTCCACTGGAGCAGAGCGATATTCTCCTAGGTCCATCTGGGAACTGGACAGCTACCTGCTGGGACCCTTCCCTGGCTCACCactgcagcctctgcctccatctccttcccAGAGTCCCCAAGAGCAGCTTCCGCCACGCCCTCCATGCTCTCCCCGGGCTCCTTGCAAAGCCCGGAAGCGACTGGTCTATGAATGA